The Ralstonia wenshanensis genome includes a region encoding these proteins:
- a CDS encoding DUF6531 domain-containing protein, translating to MADQDPSTPSTPTGPSGTADERLAALQNLEDGEAKKQSQMKWVDGANYGMLGADVGYGAYAAGTAATAAGATGAAAAGAAALAAVPAVVALGGAWLLGKIGVTGAVEKGAEWLGDKLGLSIGKGDPHPACVGDDIAHSSGFWGMVAGLAIGVAIGAAVAATVATGGLAGAVIVGACMAGGLSLGSGLAAASQSMGSNCGKIASGSGNVTFEGKAAARVTDIIACDKHPGPEPLVEGSLTITVNQLPIVRIGHSSHCSGKVNSGRKSILIDKTTGQFGPKNPELTAGEEFFAGLVGGLLGAKLGGMIGGRAPGEPNKSAERDGVKDETATNCKDPIDVATGEMVEIRTDVSIPGVLPLVLTRRYRTRSDDEGLLGPRWSTNWSQRLRLDEGRLVRFFDGGGLTITFEAPDADLNGINLREPRYRLEGTRTAPRVLDDETRHILWFAPLVDGAVSRIERIEDWSGNAIAFEYDTHGRLTELRHTTGYALVLTYPGALRTVSSITLLEESGETRRLADYLYEGGMLAQVSSLQHGEFHYTYEAHGWMTSWRDADQTEVRYAYDSFGRVVETGTREGYHTGRFVYEDGVTRVLDIDGEWLYAHNAEGLVTREVNPLGHVIQREWQLGRLASQTDPLGRRTDFGYDTQGRLASMGDAAGGATLFKYDAQRRLAAVVQPNGDRVAMEYDDKHRLMARTEPDGQVKRYRYGERGELLRAVEGEQETRFDYDAQLRLISTRLPTGAKQGTRFDVLGRLLEEVDAHGNVTRHDYAAGVDNPRGNRALTTLPDRSMHRTAYNAEGLAVANTDPLGRITRYTYGPFDLLTSTTDAAGHATRFEYDHATRPVRIVNARGEVWEYRYDAAGRLVTEIDWGGRVSHYERDVAGRVVKKTWPDGGVWLYRYDAGDRPVAIDAGDVKLVYRYDAAGCMTAAAVQSESTHVIRFRYDSKGRLIEEDQHGQRLQHAYDARGRREARKTAHRETRYEYDALGALTQVGGMTIQRDLLGRETGRQAGEFILQRQYDAVDRLQRQTAGPRAAFDALPVNPVEALQSLTRQHFRYDAAGQLTQIDTDADSFVYTHDARGQVTAFDSVRQPAEHYAYDVSRNIAAHGRRGPVDRHDYLAGGLPVQAGHIHYRYDARGRVIEKTIEQPGEHPRTWRYAWDGLNRLTEVHTPANETWMYRYDAFGRRIEKTHVETGRAQRFLWDGYTLAERWECGRDGQTGAVTTWHFEPESFAPLAQECGDQMYAIFNAPTGLPLEIYRDTGEKVWSARYNLWGRRISEEAHAAEAAPDTSLRFAGQWADEESGLHYNLNRYYDPDSGCYLSIDPIAIRGGHRTQGYVQNPLREMDPLGLAVCEQRYANYKSLREMGLSVEDAAKLSKSLNGKPLEIKVGDNGEVYAKLPAPSNPDVLRWQRMNGDGMSNRSKYMGSTPSKDSPVGREVQDRMRKEGTLKGEGDGREVLGADGKWYPIDQTDMGHKQSAVDYWNTEGRYYGPRSPEVREFMNDPKNYELEPKSINRSNGAKMGTTYDSPATPEEKAGYFSIDDID from the coding sequence ATGGCGGATCAAGATCCAAGCACACCGAGCACTCCCACCGGGCCGAGCGGCACCGCCGACGAGCGCTTGGCCGCGCTTCAGAACCTGGAAGACGGCGAGGCGAAAAAGCAGTCGCAGATGAAGTGGGTGGACGGCGCCAACTACGGCATGTTGGGCGCCGACGTTGGCTATGGCGCGTACGCCGCCGGCACCGCAGCAACCGCTGCGGGCGCGACCGGTGCGGCTGCGGCAGGTGCCGCAGCGCTGGCCGCCGTGCCCGCTGTGGTGGCACTGGGCGGTGCGTGGCTGCTTGGCAAGATTGGTGTCACCGGCGCCGTTGAGAAAGGCGCCGAATGGCTTGGCGACAAGCTGGGCTTGAGCATTGGAAAGGGCGATCCGCACCCGGCGTGCGTGGGTGACGACATCGCGCATTCATCGGGCTTCTGGGGCATGGTGGCCGGTCTCGCAATCGGGGTCGCCATTGGAGCCGCGGTTGCCGCGACGGTGGCGACCGGTGGGCTGGCCGGTGCGGTGATCGTGGGTGCCTGTATGGCAGGTGGCCTGAGCCTCGGAAGCGGTTTGGCCGCAGCCAGCCAGAGCATGGGCAGCAACTGCGGAAAGATCGCGTCTGGCTCAGGCAATGTCACCTTCGAAGGCAAAGCCGCGGCGCGTGTGACGGACATCATCGCTTGCGATAAGCACCCCGGGCCCGAGCCGCTGGTCGAAGGCAGTCTGACCATCACCGTCAACCAACTGCCGATCGTGCGCATCGGCCATTCGAGCCATTGCAGCGGCAAGGTGAACTCTGGGCGCAAGAGCATCCTGATCGACAAGACCACCGGGCAGTTCGGGCCGAAGAATCCCGAGCTGACAGCCGGCGAAGAGTTCTTTGCGGGTCTCGTGGGTGGGCTGCTTGGGGCCAAGCTGGGCGGCATGATCGGCGGCAGGGCGCCGGGAGAGCCGAACAAGTCGGCCGAACGTGACGGCGTCAAAGACGAAACCGCCACCAACTGCAAAGACCCAATCGACGTGGCGACCGGCGAGATGGTGGAGATCCGCACAGACGTGTCGATTCCCGGCGTTCTGCCTCTAGTGCTCACGCGCCGCTACCGCACGCGTTCGGATGACGAGGGCCTGCTTGGTCCAAGGTGGTCGACGAACTGGTCGCAGCGCTTGCGGTTGGATGAAGGTCGCCTCGTTCGTTTCTTCGATGGTGGTGGGCTCACGATCACCTTTGAGGCCCCCGATGCCGATCTCAACGGCATCAACCTGCGCGAACCACGTTATCGCCTGGAGGGCACGCGAACCGCACCTCGCGTCCTTGACGATGAAACGCGCCATATCCTGTGGTTTGCACCATTGGTCGACGGCGCCGTATCGCGCATCGAGCGTATCGAGGACTGGAGCGGCAATGCCATCGCGTTCGAGTACGACACCCATGGCCGGCTGACCGAGCTGCGACACACGACCGGTTACGCGCTCGTGTTGACGTATCCGGGCGCGCTGCGCACGGTGTCCAGCATTACCTTGCTCGAAGAGTCGGGCGAGACACGACGTTTGGCCGACTACCTGTATGAAGGCGGCATGCTCGCGCAGGTGTCGAGTTTACAGCATGGTGAGTTCCACTACACCTACGAGGCGCACGGCTGGATGACGAGCTGGCGCGACGCCGACCAGACAGAGGTTCGCTACGCCTACGACAGCTTCGGCCGCGTGGTCGAGACCGGCACACGCGAGGGTTACCACACCGGCCGCTTCGTCTATGAGGACGGCGTCACGCGTGTGCTCGATATCGATGGTGAATGGCTCTACGCCCACAACGCCGAAGGACTGGTCACACGCGAGGTGAACCCGCTTGGGCATGTGATTCAACGCGAGTGGCAACTTGGCCGATTGGCGTCTCAAACCGACCCGCTCGGGCGGCGCACCGATTTCGGATACGACACGCAGGGCCGGCTGGCCAGCATGGGCGATGCCGCCGGCGGCGCCACGCTGTTCAAGTACGACGCACAGCGTCGCCTTGCGGCTGTGGTGCAGCCAAACGGCGATCGCGTGGCAATGGAGTATGACGACAAGCATCGGCTGATGGCACGCACCGAACCAGATGGGCAGGTCAAACGCTATCGGTACGGTGAACGGGGTGAGCTTCTGCGGGCGGTCGAGGGAGAGCAGGAAACCCGCTTCGACTATGACGCACAGCTTCGGCTCATCAGCACGCGTTTGCCCACGGGCGCGAAGCAGGGCACACGCTTCGATGTGCTTGGGCGCCTGCTCGAAGAGGTCGATGCGCACGGCAACGTGACGCGTCACGACTACGCCGCCGGCGTGGACAATCCGCGCGGCAACCGGGCGCTGACCACACTGCCGGACCGCAGCATGCATCGCACCGCCTACAACGCAGAAGGGCTGGCGGTGGCGAACACCGATCCGCTGGGCCGGATCACGCGCTATACCTACGGTCCGTTCGATCTGCTGACAAGCACCACCGATGCCGCCGGCCATGCCACCCGCTTTGAGTACGATCATGCAACGCGGCCGGTGCGGATCGTCAATGCGCGCGGTGAGGTGTGGGAGTACCGCTACGACGCAGCTGGGCGGCTTGTCACCGAGATCGACTGGGGCGGCCGAGTCTCACACTATGAGCGCGATGTAGCCGGGCGGGTGGTCAAGAAGACGTGGCCGGACGGCGGTGTCTGGCTGTATCGATATGACGCGGGCGACCGGCCTGTGGCGATCGACGCGGGCGACGTCAAACTCGTCTACCGGTACGACGCGGCGGGGTGCATGACCGCTGCCGCGGTGCAAAGCGAGTCCACGCACGTCATCCGCTTCCGCTACGACAGCAAGGGCCGCCTGATCGAGGAGGATCAGCACGGCCAGCGCCTCCAACATGCCTACGACGCGCGGGGCCGGCGCGAGGCGCGCAAGACTGCGCATCGGGAAACACGCTATGAGTACGATGCGCTCGGCGCCCTGACGCAGGTTGGCGGCATGACCATCCAGCGGGATCTGCTTGGCCGCGAAACGGGTCGGCAGGCCGGTGAATTCATTCTGCAGCGGCAGTACGACGCCGTAGACCGCCTGCAGCGCCAGACGGCCGGCCCCCGTGCGGCCTTTGACGCGCTGCCGGTCAACCCTGTCGAAGCGCTGCAGAGCCTGACGCGTCAGCATTTCCGCTACGACGCTGCGGGGCAGCTGACCCAGATCGATACCGATGCAGACAGCTTCGTGTATACGCACGACGCGCGCGGACAGGTCACCGCCTTCGATAGCGTTCGGCAGCCCGCAGAGCACTATGCCTACGATGTATCCCGGAACATTGCCGCGCATGGCCGTAGAGGTCCCGTCGATCGACACGATTACCTAGCAGGTGGCTTGCCCGTTCAGGCGGGGCATATCCACTATCGCTACGACGCTCGCGGGCGCGTCATCGAAAAGACCATCGAGCAACCCGGCGAACACCCTCGGACATGGCGTTACGCCTGGGACGGTCTGAACCGCCTGACCGAAGTTCACACGCCTGCCAACGAAACATGGATGTACCGCTACGACGCGTTCGGCCGGCGTATTGAGAAGACGCATGTCGAGACCGGGCGCGCGCAGCGCTTCCTGTGGGACGGTTACACGTTGGCTGAACGGTGGGAATGCGGCCGCGATGGGCAAACGGGCGCTGTCACGACCTGGCATTTCGAGCCAGAGAGCTTCGCACCGCTGGCGCAGGAATGCGGCGACCAGATGTACGCGATCTTCAACGCCCCCACCGGCCTGCCGCTGGAGATATACCGCGACACAGGTGAGAAGGTCTGGTCTGCCCGCTACAACCTGTGGGGCAGGCGGATCAGTGAAGAGGCACATGCTGCGGAAGCCGCCCCCGACACCAGCCTGCGTTTTGCGGGGCAGTGGGCAGACGAAGAGTCGGGGCTGCATTACAACCTGAACCGCTACTACGACCCCGACAGCGGCTGCTATCTCAGCATTGACCCGATCGCCATCCGCGGTGGGCACCGTACACAGGGCTATGTGCAGAACCCGTTGCGGGAGATGGATCCGCTTGGGTTGGCGGTGTGCGAACAACGCTATGCCAACTACAAGTCATTGCGTGAGATGGGGTTGTCAGTCGAGGATGCCGCTAAGCTTTCGAAGTCGTTGAACGGCAAGCCCCTTGAGATCAAGGTGGGCGATAACGGGGAGGTCTATGCAAAGCTGCCGGCACCCTCCAACCCGGATGTCTTGCGGTGGCAGCGAATGAACGGCGATGGCATGTCGAACCGCAGTAAATACATGGGTTCGACGCCTTCAAAGGATTCGCCGGTCGGGCGTGAAGTACAGGACCGGATGCGCAAGGAAGGCACATTGAAGGGGGAGGGCGACGGGCGGGAGGTTCTCGGTGCGGATGGAAAATGGTACCCAATCGATCAAACAGACATGGGCCACAAACAGTCGGCCGTGGATTATTGGAATACGGAAGGGCGCTACTATGGCCCTCGATCGCCAGAAGTGCGCGAATTCATGAACGATCCAAAGAACTACGAGTTGGAGCCTAAGAGTATCAACAGAAGTAACGGCGCGAAGATGGGTACGACCTATGACTCACCGGCAACGCCGGAGGAAAAGGCCGGCTATTTCAGCATTGACGACATTGATTAG
- a CDS encoding type VI secretion system Vgr family protein: MSFTSTGNGKAPSGNSFLSTLSGGGLSPGTGMLADAAGMLGNAPGAGLIGGAARAAQLAQTGMSLLGRTPASIADAINGMPGAKSRLTQASRFVRMESPLGPDVLLVNALVVDEYVSRLPEIHLDLLSHQSEIEIDKIVGQQVSVSLEPKSTGGVFSQLAAGPEIGQRYFQGYVASFGRVGHPGSVTRYEMTVVPWFWFLTRSTDCRIFQNKTAEDILSEIFVELGFHDFEFNLKSEQARLEYVVMYRESYFNFCARLMEQEGMFWTHRYEKDRHVLVIGDTNDLFKPLTPVDTIPYYGASAASERNGIDRWDEAFNFRVGKITYRDFNYDTPSSPLMHVEVPTTLKNPNIGATERYEYHSLYDHSDDGRRYARHAMEAEEAQAHRFKGAGFVQAMTTAGRFRLTNHPVSAYDDKAFVLLHVRHHAVNDYTSQGAEQPYRNSFTCLPVEVPFRPERRTPKPYMYGTQAAVVVGPKGEEIHTDGSRVKVHFFWDRRGKMDGSDSIWVRVSQPWAGAGWGGAAIPRIGQEVIVAFNEGDPDNPVIVGRVFNGEAANPYHGDGGQTMGIRSQTHKGGGSNELRFSDVNGAQEVFMHAQKDMNTVVQDAQSTHVVKGDRTILVSTGNHATEVSTGNLSEAVKGDHTTLVTQGHHKTQIDTGNMETTVSTGDKTLTVSKGNYETTVSVGDLTDTVTQGNTTQKSPAGVHTIEAKELWIKVGGAGGTSIHMTADAIELHKGSSTIRLDAAEIKIQAPNTHINPDNG; the protein is encoded by the coding sequence ATGAGTTTCACCTCTACCGGCAACGGCAAAGCGCCGTCCGGAAATTCCTTTTTGTCGACCCTGTCCGGCGGCGGATTGTCGCCAGGTACCGGCATGCTTGCGGATGCTGCCGGCATGCTCGGCAACGCGCCGGGGGCCGGTTTGATTGGGGGCGCGGCGCGCGCTGCGCAGTTGGCGCAGACGGGCATGTCGCTGCTTGGGCGCACGCCAGCGTCGATTGCCGATGCCATTAACGGCATGCCCGGCGCGAAGTCTCGACTGACGCAGGCCAGCCGCTTCGTGCGCATGGAGTCGCCACTCGGGCCCGACGTACTGCTGGTCAATGCGCTGGTGGTGGACGAGTACGTCAGCCGCCTGCCGGAAATCCATCTCGACCTGCTATCGCACCAGAGCGAAATTGAGATCGACAAGATCGTCGGGCAGCAGGTGTCGGTGTCGCTGGAACCCAAGTCCACCGGCGGCGTGTTCAGCCAGCTGGCGGCCGGGCCGGAAATCGGCCAGCGCTACTTTCAGGGCTACGTTGCATCGTTCGGGCGAGTCGGGCACCCCGGCTCGGTCACGCGCTACGAGATGACGGTGGTGCCGTGGTTCTGGTTTCTCACGCGCTCGACGGACTGCCGCATCTTCCAGAACAAGACCGCGGAAGACATCCTCTCCGAGATCTTTGTCGAGCTCGGCTTTCACGATTTCGAGTTCAACCTGAAGTCGGAGCAGGCGCGGCTCGAATACGTCGTCATGTACCGGGAGTCCTACTTCAACTTCTGCGCCCGCCTGATGGAGCAGGAGGGCATGTTCTGGACGCACCGCTACGAGAAAGACCGGCACGTCCTTGTCATTGGCGACACCAACGACCTGTTCAAGCCGCTGACGCCTGTCGATACGATTCCGTACTACGGCGCCAGCGCCGCCAGCGAGCGCAACGGCATCGACCGGTGGGACGAGGCGTTCAACTTTCGCGTGGGCAAGATCACCTATCGGGATTTCAACTACGACACACCGTCGTCTCCGCTGATGCACGTGGAAGTGCCGACCACGCTCAAGAACCCGAACATCGGGGCCACCGAGCGCTACGAATACCACTCGCTGTACGACCACAGCGACGACGGCCGCCGGTACGCGCGCCATGCCATGGAAGCAGAAGAGGCGCAGGCGCATCGGTTCAAGGGTGCAGGCTTCGTGCAGGCCATGACCACGGCCGGGCGCTTCCGGCTGACCAACCACCCCGTCTCGGCCTACGACGACAAGGCCTTTGTTCTGCTGCACGTACGCCACCACGCCGTGAACGACTACACGAGCCAGGGCGCCGAGCAGCCGTACCGCAACAGCTTTACGTGCCTGCCCGTGGAGGTGCCGTTCCGCCCCGAGCGCCGCACACCCAAGCCCTACATGTACGGTACGCAGGCGGCTGTGGTGGTCGGCCCCAAAGGCGAAGAGATCCATACCGACGGCAGCCGCGTCAAGGTGCATTTCTTCTGGGACCGGCGCGGCAAGATGGATGGCTCCGATTCCATCTGGGTGCGCGTGTCGCAGCCGTGGGCGGGCGCGGGTTGGGGCGGCGCGGCCATCCCGCGTATCGGCCAAGAGGTGATCGTCGCCTTCAACGAGGGCGACCCCGACAACCCGGTGATTGTCGGCCGCGTGTTCAACGGCGAGGCCGCCAACCCGTACCACGGCGACGGCGGCCAGACCATGGGCATCCGCAGCCAGACGCACAAGGGAGGTGGCTCCAACGAGCTGCGCTTCTCCGACGTGAATGGCGCGCAGGAAGTGTTCATGCACGCGCAGAAAGATATGAACACCGTGGTGCAAGACGCGCAGAGCACGCATGTGGTCAAGGGCGATCGGACGATCCTGGTGTCGACGGGCAACCATGCGACGGAGGTCTCTACCGGCAACCTGAGCGAAGCCGTCAAGGGCGACCACACCACGCTGGTTACCCAGGGCCACCACAAGACGCAGATCGACACCGGCAACATGGAAACGACCGTGAGCACGGGCGACAAAACGCTCACGGTATCGAAGGGCAACTACGAGACGACGGTGTCGGTGGGGGATCTGACGGACACGGTCACGCAAGGCAACACCACGCAGAAGTCGCCCGCCGGTGTGCACACGATCGAGGCCAAGGAACTGTGGATCAAGGTGGGCGGTGCCGGCGGGACGTCGATCCATATGACGGCCGATGCGATCGAGCTGCACAAGGGCTCATCCACGATCCGGCTGGATGCGGCCGAGATCAAGATCCAGGCACCCAATACCCATATCAACCCGGATAACGGCTGA
- a CDS encoding DcrB-related protein, whose product MYQMQEGSLLLPPDWIDKTMNVFVSASTGTEGVSFVVTRERLPWGMQFGEYAASELQKLAKQVPDYEAVSSSETTVSGRAAYAHEYKWSNNGRPLQQLLTMVEHGKQVLMLTFTAPGVLSASQKTLVEGVVQSLRLNEPA is encoded by the coding sequence ATGTATCAGATGCAGGAAGGTTCCTTGTTGCTCCCACCGGACTGGATCGACAAGACGATGAATGTGTTCGTCTCCGCCTCCACCGGCACGGAGGGCGTGAGCTTTGTCGTCACGCGCGAGCGTCTGCCATGGGGCATGCAGTTTGGCGAGTACGCCGCCAGCGAGCTGCAAAAGCTCGCCAAGCAGGTGCCCGACTATGAAGCGGTGAGCAGCAGCGAAACCACGGTGTCCGGCCGCGCAGCGTATGCGCACGAATACAAATGGTCGAACAACGGCCGGCCACTGCAGCAGTTGCTGACGATGGTGGAGCACGGCAAGCAGGTGCTGATGCTCACCTTTACCGCGCCCGGGGTGCTGAGCGCCAGTCAGAAGACGCTGGTAGAAGGCGTGGTGCAGAGCCTGCGCCTGAACGAGCCCGCCTGA